A region from the Desulfitobacterium dehalogenans ATCC 51507 genome encodes:
- a CDS encoding DUF4387 domain-containing protein, translating into MATRKLSELAKTIRSKNAGTDRITFDIIFREKENYDLVRKSGALTRETVKELFGLTDSDIADFVEFDPAFAIKFTINRKKPSGSAGDSDVFGSQQYPPLLDIEIPV; encoded by the coding sequence ATGGCAACAAGAAAACTTTCTGAGTTGGCTAAGACCATCCGTAGCAAAAATGCAGGTACCGACAGAATTACCTTTGACATCATTTTTAGAGAAAAAGAAAACTACGACTTAGTCAGAAAAAGTGGTGCTCTCACACGGGAAACTGTGAAAGAGTTATTTGGTCTTACAGACAGTGATATCGCTGATTTCGTGGAATTTGATCCTGCTTTTGCTATTAAATTCACCATCAATAGAAAAAAACCCAGTGGAAGTGCCGGAGACAGCGATGTGTTCGGGAGCCAGCAATATCCTCCTTTACTGGATATCGAAATTCCAGTTTAA
- a CDS encoding DASS family sodium-coupled anion symporter, giving the protein MEEKEMDPKPERKTSKLLQIIIPIVIGLIIAFIIPNPEGLPTNAWYYFAAFVTIILSVALEALPMGAIGLIGISFIAIFNLLGKSGKDTLSWAISGFSNSVVWLVFAAMIFAVALKDTGIGRRIALFFIKILGKTSLGLGYAVTLADFCLGPFMPSNTARSFGTMYPITRATAEALGSHPGESAGKIGSFLLFTSFTATFISSSTFLTAAAMTVLGIEYIAAATGFTPISWMGYLVGFIPQALILLVTTPLIAYKFFPPEIKKFPEAPNWAAEQLKEMGKFSKKEITTLIIFLFALVAWISMDDIFPPAMVAIMAVSAMLLTKVITWEQVIEEKSAWNIVMVLGTLITLANGLKDVGFLEWVSQASATYLVGLALSPVVIMILLALIDFLLHYLYVSITAHVTTLMPLWLAVVSSIPGFPVQLFGMLLIHTKEGFGALTPYGAGHGVGFLLSGYFPDHKKFWKAESFWAYTYFALMVVSIPYWIWLYGWM; this is encoded by the coding sequence ATGGAAGAAAAGGAAATGGACCCAAAACCGGAAAGAAAAACGTCAAAACTGCTGCAAATTATTATCCCTATTGTTATCGGTCTAATCATCGCGTTTATTATTCCCAATCCCGAGGGATTACCAACGAATGCCTGGTATTATTTCGCTGCTTTTGTGACAATTATCTTAAGCGTCGCCTTGGAAGCCCTCCCTATGGGAGCCATCGGCTTAATTGGAATCTCTTTTATAGCTATCTTTAACCTTCTTGGTAAAAGTGGTAAAGACACGTTAAGTTGGGCTATATCCGGTTTTTCTAACAGTGTAGTCTGGTTGGTTTTTGCGGCCATGATCTTTGCTGTAGCGCTGAAGGACACCGGTATCGGACGTCGGATTGCACTTTTCTTCATCAAAATTTTAGGTAAAACCTCATTGGGCTTAGGTTATGCAGTCACCCTTGCCGACTTCTGCCTTGGTCCATTTATGCCATCGAACACAGCCCGCAGCTTCGGCACCATGTACCCAATCACCAGAGCCACAGCAGAAGCCTTGGGCTCTCACCCTGGTGAATCAGCGGGAAAGATCGGTTCGTTCCTTCTCTTTACATCCTTTACTGCCACCTTCATCTCCAGCTCCACCTTCCTGACTGCCGCAGCCATGACGGTTCTTGGGATTGAATATATTGCTGCAGCCACCGGGTTTACTCCGATTTCCTGGATGGGTTATCTTGTGGGCTTCATTCCCCAGGCCTTAATTCTATTAGTTACGACTCCGTTGATTGCTTATAAATTCTTCCCGCCTGAAATCAAGAAGTTCCCTGAAGCTCCAAACTGGGCTGCAGAACAGTTAAAAGAAATGGGGAAATTCTCGAAAAAAGAAATCACTACACTCATAATCTTCTTGTTCGCACTTGTCGCGTGGATCAGCATGGACGACATATTCCCTCCGGCTATGGTAGCCATTATGGCAGTTTCGGCAATGCTCTTAACCAAGGTTATTACTTGGGAGCAAGTCATTGAAGAAAAGTCAGCCTGGAATATTGTCATGGTGCTGGGTACATTGATTACTTTAGCTAACGGATTAAAAGATGTGGGATTCTTGGAATGGGTTTCTCAAGCTTCAGCGACTTATCTAGTTGGATTAGCTTTATCGCCGGTTGTGATCATGATTTTACTGGCTTTAATCGACTTCTTACTCCACTACCTCTATGTAAGTATCACTGCCCACGTTACCACTTTAATGCCTCTATGGTTGGCCGTAGTCTCTTCGATTCCTGGTTTCCCCGTACAACTGTTCGGAATGTTATTAATTCACACTAAAGAAGGCTTCGGAGCCTTGACGCCTTATGGTGCCGGTCATGGGGTCGGTTTCCTTCTCAGTGGCTATTTCCCTGACCACAAAAAGTTCTGGAAAGCCGAAAGTTTTTGGGCCTATACTTATTTTGCCTTGATGGTGGTTAGTATTCCATATTGGATATGGTTGTATGGTTGGATGTAA